In Lysinibacillus sp. FSL M8-0337, the following proteins share a genomic window:
- a CDS encoding branched-chain amino acid ABC transporter permease, whose translation MEWIQQLVNGISLGSIYALIALGYTMVYGIIKLINFAHGDVFMIGAFIGFYAIAKWELGFLPALLLAMAVCAIFGVLIERIAYKRLRNATRIAALITAIGVSLLIEYTTIFFRGAQPAAYPEVIKNTTFDVFGVQISSTSILILSVSIVLMILLQFIVHKTKIGKAMRAVSHDADAARLMGINVDNTISATFAIGSALAGAAGVIFGVYYTKIDPLMGVIPGVKAFIAAVLGGIGIIPGAMVGGMLLGVVESFVSALGFSLWRDAAAFVILILILIFRPSGIFGKNAREKV comes from the coding sequence ATGGAATGGATACAACAGCTTGTGAATGGTATTTCACTAGGTAGTATCTACGCGTTAATAGCGTTAGGGTATACGATGGTATACGGTATTATTAAGCTCATTAACTTCGCCCACGGTGATGTTTTCATGATTGGGGCATTTATTGGCTTTTACGCAATTGCTAAATGGGAGCTGGGCTTTTTACCAGCATTATTATTAGCAATGGCAGTTTGCGCAATTTTTGGTGTGTTAATAGAACGTATAGCATATAAACGGTTACGAAATGCGACGCGTATTGCTGCTTTAATTACAGCAATCGGGGTGTCGCTATTAATCGAATATACGACAATTTTCTTCAGAGGGGCACAGCCTGCAGCATATCCTGAAGTCATTAAAAATACAACATTTGATGTCTTTGGTGTTCAAATTAGCAGTACATCTATATTAATTTTATCTGTCTCTATCGTACTGATGATTCTTTTACAATTCATCGTACATAAAACAAAAATTGGCAAGGCGATGCGCGCAGTATCACATGATGCAGATGCGGCACGTCTAATGGGGATTAACGTAGATAATACCATTTCAGCAACATTTGCTATAGGTTCTGCATTAGCTGGAGCTGCAGGTGTAATCTTCGGTGTGTATTATACAAAAATTGACCCGTTAATGGGTGTTATTCCAGGGGTTAAAGCGTTCATCGCTGCGGTTCTTGGTGGTATTGGTATTATTCCGGGGGCAATGGTTGGCGGCATGTTACTAGGTGTCGTGGAATCGTTTGTAAGTGCACTTGGATTCTCTTTATGGCGTGATGCAGCAGCATTTGTCATTTTAATTTTAATCTTGATTTTCAGACCATCGGGTATCTTCGGTAAAAACGCCCGCGAGAAAGTGTAG
- a CDS encoding ABC transporter substrate-binding protein: MKENNKLKKFGSLLVASSLLAGVLAGCGAGDSDTSSGGGSSSGGSKDGDTIKIGANLELSGNVASYGSSIGLGAELAVKEINDAGGIDGKKIELIKVDNKSENSEATAAAIKLATQDKVVAMMSPATSGNTIATVQIANDNKIPLVGAAATAPNVTVNDDGSVNEYAFRTCFIDPFQGIVAANFATGELKAKNVAIFADNASDYAKGLAKSFKDTIAENGGKVVKEEAYVAKDTDFRTQLTNIKSSNPDFIFIPGYYEEVGLIVKQAREMGITVPLMGADGWDSPTLVELAGADALNNTYITNHYSAEDPDQKIQDFVKAFKAANGDKAPDAFNALGYDTVYYIADAIKRAGSTDGEAIKKALAETKDLSLVTGTFSVDENHNPIKTATVLEFKDGKQVFNSKVNP, encoded by the coding sequence ATGAAAGAGAACAACAAGCTTAAAAAGTTCGGTTCACTTCTAGTAGCTTCTTCACTTCTTGCAGGCGTACTGGCAGGTTGCGGTGCTGGAGATAGTGATACAAGTTCGGGAGGCGGCTCATCATCAGGCGGCTCAAAAGATGGCGATACAATTAAAATCGGTGCAAACTTGGAGCTTTCAGGTAACGTAGCTTCTTACGGTTCTTCAATCGGATTAGGTGCGGAGTTAGCTGTTAAAGAAATTAACGATGCAGGCGGTATTGATGGCAAGAAGATTGAGCTTATTAAAGTAGATAACAAATCAGAAAACTCAGAGGCAACAGCAGCGGCTATTAAACTAGCAACGCAAGATAAAGTAGTAGCGATGATGTCTCCAGCAACTTCTGGTAACACCATTGCAACAGTTCAAATTGCAAATGATAACAAAATTCCTTTAGTTGGTGCAGCTGCTACAGCACCAAACGTAACAGTAAATGATGACGGAAGCGTTAATGAATATGCGTTCCGTACATGCTTTATTGACCCATTCCAAGGGATTGTCGCAGCAAACTTTGCAACGGGTGAGCTGAAAGCGAAAAACGTAGCCATTTTTGCTGATAACGCTTCTGACTATGCAAAAGGATTAGCAAAGTCATTTAAAGATACGATTGCTGAAAATGGCGGAAAAGTTGTGAAAGAAGAAGCTTATGTTGCGAAAGATACAGATTTCCGTACGCAATTAACAAACATCAAATCATCAAATCCTGACTTCATCTTTATCCCTGGATATTATGAAGAAGTGGGTCTAATTGTTAAACAAGCACGTGAAATGGGCATTACAGTGCCACTTATGGGAGCAGATGGTTGGGATTCGCCAACTTTAGTTGAGTTAGCGGGCGCAGATGCACTGAATAATACGTACATCACAAACCACTATTCTGCAGAAGACCCAGATCAAAAAATTCAAGACTTTGTAAAAGCATTTAAAGCTGCTAATGGCGATAAAGCACCGGATGCATTTAATGCACTTGGCTATGATACGGTTTACTACATTGCAGATGCAATTAAACGTGCAGGGTCTACTGACGGTGAAGCAATTAAAAAGGCATTAGCTGAAACAAAGGATCTTTCTTTAGTAACAGGTACTTTCTCAGTTGACGAAAACCATAACCCAATTAAAACAGCAACAGTTCTTGAATTTAAAGACGGTAAACAAGTGTTCAACTCTAAAGTTAATCCTTAA
- a CDS encoding LysR substrate-binding domain-containing protein — MQYDALKTFVTLVEINNFTKASEILHISQPSVSLHIKNLEQTLQTTLFIRSPKSVQITPTGEILYKRAKQIMAIAEAAKEDILAYHHSIQGTLVIGASFTIGENILPAMLSKLQHKFPQLELQVIIGNTDEIIRFTKLLQVDIGLIEGQAHDNELIIQPFMEDELFIVSANDHPLVQQSAITIPQLQRQHWVAREVGSGTRNYLDHLFRTNGLQVQSLLTISSNQGVKESVIEGLGLSLLSGSVIERDLRNGDLAILPLAEQRFIRTFSYLHSPTMKNKRNVDALIELITTKSEA, encoded by the coding sequence ATGCAATACGATGCGTTAAAAACGTTCGTTACATTAGTTGAAATCAATAACTTTACGAAGGCCTCAGAAATTCTCCATATTTCTCAACCTAGTGTCAGTTTGCATATTAAAAACCTTGAACAAACGTTGCAGACTACTTTATTTATCCGCTCGCCAAAGTCTGTGCAAATCACACCAACTGGTGAGATTTTATATAAGCGTGCCAAACAAATTATGGCTATTGCTGAGGCAGCGAAGGAAGATATATTAGCTTATCACCATTCGATTCAAGGCACGCTCGTAATAGGGGCTAGCTTTACAATTGGAGAAAATATATTGCCTGCCATGTTGTCGAAACTTCAGCACAAATTCCCTCAATTAGAGCTACAAGTTATTATTGGCAATACCGATGAAATTATTCGATTTACTAAACTATTACAAGTAGATATAGGGCTTATTGAAGGTCAGGCACATGACAATGAGCTTATTATTCAACCTTTTATGGAAGATGAGTTATTTATAGTTAGCGCAAACGACCACCCCCTTGTTCAACAATCTGCTATCACGATTCCACAATTACAACGGCAACATTGGGTTGCACGTGAAGTTGGTTCAGGTACACGTAATTATTTAGACCATCTATTTAGAACAAACGGTCTTCAAGTGCAATCACTCTTAACCATTAGTAGCAACCAAGGTGTGAAAGAAAGTGTGATTGAAGGACTAGGCCTTTCTTTACTATCTGGCAGTGTAATTGAGCGCGACCTTCGAAATGGTGATCTTGCTATTTTGCCACTTGCTGAACAACGATTTATCCGGACATTTTCCTATTTACACTCTCCTACAATGAAAAACAAACGAAATGTCGATGCACTGATTGAATTGATTACAACGAAAAGCGAAGCATAA
- a CDS encoding amidohydrolase, producing MIETKDLQQQVIAWRQHLHMYPELSHQEHQTAQYIYEQLITFPHLEVKRLTETSVYACLKGMKTEGHGHTILLRADIDALPIEEETDLPFKSKNPGVMHACGHDAHPAMLLGAAKVLAERGTDFNGEIRFIFQHAEEVTPGGAAQLVSLGVADNVDYAFALHVSPDYQVGQFAMKDGKFTAAADDFEIKIYGRGGHASTPEVAIDPLLIGSEMVVALQTIVSRKVPSIHAPVLTVAKFHCGTALNIIADTAELGGTIRSLDATVRVEARHHLEKIVKGIASMHGATVDIKWELGCPSVTNDKELTALSRQIAGDIVGAEGVQELPAPMFGTEDFADFSEIVPSSMQYIGVHNEDFGEAYPLHHPRFKIDEDALIYGVRYFEKIARTLCP from the coding sequence ATGATAGAAACAAAAGACTTACAGCAACAGGTCATTGCTTGGAGACAGCACTTACATATGTATCCTGAATTATCACATCAAGAGCATCAAACAGCACAGTATATTTATGAGCAATTAATAACATTCCCGCATTTAGAAGTAAAACGCTTAACAGAAACAAGTGTCTATGCATGCTTAAAAGGGATGAAGACGGAGGGGCATGGTCATACGATTTTATTGCGTGCAGATATTGATGCATTGCCAATTGAAGAAGAGACTGATTTGCCATTTAAATCAAAAAATCCAGGTGTGATGCATGCTTGTGGACATGATGCACACCCAGCGATGTTATTAGGTGCTGCGAAAGTATTAGCTGAGCGGGGAACAGATTTCAATGGTGAAATCCGTTTTATTTTCCAGCATGCAGAGGAGGTAACGCCAGGGGGAGCTGCTCAACTTGTATCATTAGGTGTTGCGGATAATGTAGATTATGCATTTGCATTACATGTAAGCCCTGATTATCAAGTCGGTCAATTTGCCATGAAGGATGGAAAGTTTACGGCAGCTGCAGATGATTTTGAGATTAAGATTTACGGTCGAGGTGGACATGCTTCGACACCAGAGGTTGCAATTGATCCGTTATTGATTGGGTCAGAAATGGTTGTGGCATTGCAAACTATTGTGTCGCGCAAAGTACCAAGCATTCATGCCCCAGTTTTAACGGTAGCAAAATTTCATTGTGGCACAGCCTTAAATATAATTGCGGATACAGCAGAGCTTGGTGGTACAATTCGTTCACTTGATGCGACAGTACGTGTCGAGGCTCGTCATCATTTAGAGAAAATTGTAAAAGGTATAGCGTCGATGCACGGTGCTACGGTAGATATTAAATGGGAGCTTGGTTGTCCTTCTGTAACCAATGACAAGGAGCTTACAGCTTTATCGCGTCAAATAGCGGGGGATATTGTAGGCGCAGAAGGTGTACAGGAATTACCGGCACCAATGTTTGGAACAGAAGATTTTGCCGATTTTTCTGAGATTGTTCCTTCTTCAATGCAGTATATAGGGGTTCATAATGAGGATTTTGGTGAAGCCTATCCTTTGCATCACCCTCGCTTTAAAATTGATGAGGATGCCTTGATTTATGGTGTTCGCTATTTTGAAAAAATCGCACGGACATTATGCCCTTAA
- a CDS encoding LysR family transcriptional regulator — MIGKLDLYRVFSIVAKNSSFSRAAKDLFMTQPAVSQAMMQLEGELGTRLFNRTPKGVTLTTEGKLLFEYTNSALGLLDAGEEKLLEFKNLTTGQLKIGVGDTISRFFLMPYLESFHTMYPNIKLQMLNGTTSEICNFIKSGEADVGLCNFPIEDVSLQLTACTEVQDIFVCGEKYKTLKSKSLSFADLLKFPLIFLEKKSNSRNYVETYLMSKGIQIAPEFELGSHDLVLEFARSNLGIACVTKEFSKDYLQRGLLYELPLVESIPNRSIGMCYLKSVPLSRAATKFIEIIERKQARKQINPRTLK, encoded by the coding sequence ATGATAGGGAAATTAGATTTATATCGTGTTTTTAGTATCGTTGCAAAAAATAGTAGCTTTTCTAGGGCGGCTAAAGATTTATTTATGACACAACCCGCAGTTAGCCAAGCCATGATGCAGCTCGAAGGGGAGCTAGGCACTAGACTCTTCAACCGAACACCAAAGGGCGTCACATTAACGACAGAAGGAAAGTTGCTATTTGAATATACTAATTCGGCATTAGGTCTTTTAGATGCTGGGGAAGAAAAGCTACTAGAATTTAAAAATTTAACGACAGGCCAATTGAAAATAGGGGTAGGAGATACAATTTCACGCTTCTTTTTAATGCCATATCTTGAGTCTTTTCATACGATGTATCCAAATATAAAATTGCAAATGTTAAATGGCACTACTTCGGAAATATGTAACTTTATAAAATCTGGTGAGGCTGATGTCGGGCTTTGCAATTTCCCAATAGAAGATGTCAGTTTACAATTAACCGCGTGCACGGAAGTTCAAGATATTTTCGTCTGTGGAGAGAAATATAAAACGCTCAAGTCAAAGAGCTTAAGTTTTGCGGATTTATTAAAGTTCCCCCTTATTTTTCTTGAGAAGAAATCGAACTCGAGAAACTATGTTGAAACTTATTTAATGTCAAAAGGTATTCAAATTGCACCAGAGTTTGAGCTCGGTTCACATGATTTAGTGCTTGAATTTGCACGTAGTAATTTAGGAATCGCGTGTGTAACAAAGGAATTTTCAAAGGATTATTTACAACGAGGGCTACTTTATGAATTGCCACTTGTAGAAAGCATTCCAAATCGTAGTATTGGGATGTGTTATTTAAAAAGTGTTCCATTGTCCCGTGCTGCTACAAAATTTATCGAGATTATTGAACGTAAACAAGCTCGGAAGCAGATAAACCCCCGAACTTTAAAATAA
- a CDS encoding deoxyribodipyrimidine photo-lyase, with protein sequence MNKKIIVLFRNDLRLDDHPALWHAAKLGVILPVYIHNEQFSKCNTAQSFWTYYSLQNLQATLDDYDMQLILRKGEVISEVLQLALDTEADAVYFNERFLPTERNEDEQLTNILQANNIEVKAFYGDALFNLSNIQNQQNKPYAIFTSFYKRCLQEPVRQPLGQPTNIRAFPTKVSSLALEQLQLLHGNWYHKFHHYWKPGIDGAMEQWELFVEQSLFDYHDKRDYPAKETISKMSPFLAVGNISIRFLWATCQELIEDEDNTIFSQQIESFLRQLIWREFSIYQLLNYPTFSTDSLRSNFQHFGWEPHSIRLDAWKTGQTGYPLVDAGMRELWETGYMHNRVRMVVASFLVKHLLQPWQEGYAWFEHTLVDFNAANNAMGWQWVSGTGIDSAPYFRIFNPSLQGEKFDTDGAYIKKWVPELALLPAKYIHAPQTAPTAILEQAGITLGDTYPLPIVDHKTARARALERYNAIKKA encoded by the coding sequence ATGAATAAAAAAATAATTGTATTATTTCGTAATGATTTACGACTAGATGATCACCCCGCGCTCTGGCATGCAGCTAAATTAGGGGTCATTTTACCGGTTTATATTCATAATGAGCAATTTTCAAAGTGCAATACCGCTCAAAGTTTTTGGACGTACTATTCACTTCAGAATCTACAAGCGACACTTGATGACTATGACATGCAACTGATTTTACGAAAGGGTGAAGTCATTTCAGAAGTACTACAGTTAGCTTTAGATACTGAAGCAGACGCTGTGTATTTTAACGAGCGTTTTCTTCCAACTGAACGAAATGAAGATGAGCAGCTAACCAATATATTACAGGCTAATAATATTGAAGTAAAAGCATTCTATGGTGATGCATTATTCAACTTATCGAACATTCAAAATCAACAAAACAAGCCTTATGCCATTTTTACATCATTTTATAAGCGTTGTTTGCAGGAGCCCGTACGTCAACCGCTTGGTCAACCGACTAATATTAGAGCTTTTCCTACGAAGGTATCATCTCTAGCGTTAGAGCAATTGCAATTACTTCATGGTAATTGGTACCACAAGTTTCACCATTATTGGAAACCTGGGATAGATGGGGCAATGGAGCAGTGGGAGCTTTTCGTAGAACAAAGTTTATTTGACTACCACGATAAGCGAGATTACCCAGCCAAAGAAACCATTTCTAAAATGTCTCCATTTCTTGCAGTGGGGAACATTAGCATTCGCTTTCTTTGGGCAACATGCCAAGAGCTAATAGAAGATGAGGACAACACAATATTTAGTCAGCAGATAGAAAGCTTTTTAAGACAACTTATATGGCGAGAGTTTTCGATTTATCAACTATTGAACTATCCTACATTTTCTACTGATTCATTACGCAGTAATTTTCAACATTTTGGGTGGGAGCCTCATTCCATTCGTCTTGATGCATGGAAAACTGGACAAACTGGTTATCCTCTTGTTGATGCAGGGATGCGTGAGCTTTGGGAAACCGGCTATATGCATAACCGTGTAAGAATGGTTGTTGCATCTTTTCTAGTCAAACACTTATTACAACCTTGGCAAGAAGGTTATGCATGGTTTGAGCATACGCTTGTCGACTTTAATGCAGCAAATAATGCTATGGGTTGGCAATGGGTCAGCGGTACGGGTATCGACTCCGCTCCTTATTTCCGTATCTTCAACCCTTCGTTACAAGGAGAGAAATTTGATACAGATGGTGCTTATATAAAAAAATGGGTGCCCGAATTAGCACTTCTCCCTGCAAAGTATATACACGCTCCACAAACAGCACCAACGGCCATCTTGGAACAAGCCGGAATTACATTAGGTGATACCTATCCATTGCCCATCGTGGATCATAAAACAGCACGAGCCCGTGCATTAGAACGATACAACGCTATAAAAAAAGCTTAG
- a CDS encoding SAM-dependent methyltransferase, with translation MNEQQFDKFLHINTVGEQYGFPKLAHYHRYEPTPYTGLEQLFSQYEMPKNPVFIDMGCGKGRVPIYIHHKFHIPTIGVEMDAGFYKEAEHNKESYCRKKDSQANISFVHTIAENYNIQPSDNVFFFFNPFSINIFRTVIHNIWKSYEQQMREIHIILYYPPYDYLQFLHHGTPFELIHEVHLEHETNINERLCVFAIK, from the coding sequence ATGAATGAACAACAATTTGATAAATTTTTGCACATTAATACGGTCGGTGAACAATATGGATTTCCTAAATTGGCTCACTACCATCGCTACGAGCCAACTCCATATACAGGCTTAGAACAATTATTTTCCCAATATGAGATGCCAAAAAATCCAGTTTTTATTGATATGGGCTGTGGGAAAGGCAGGGTTCCTATTTATATTCATCATAAATTTCACATTCCGACAATTGGAGTTGAAATGGACGCAGGTTTTTATAAAGAGGCAGAGCATAATAAGGAAAGTTATTGCCGAAAAAAGGATTCACAAGCGAACATTTCTTTTGTTCATACAATTGCGGAAAACTATAACATACAACCAAGTGATAATGTTTTTTTCTTTTTTAATCCATTTTCCATTAATATATTTCGTACGGTTATTCATAATATATGGAAGTCTTATGAGCAACAGATGCGCGAAATCCATATTATTTTATACTATCCGCCGTACGATTATTTGCAGTTTTTACATCATGGTACCCCTTTTGAGTTGATACATGAGGTGCATCTAGAACACGAAACAAATATAAATGAACGCCTTTGCGTGTTTGCAATAAAGTAA
- a CDS encoding coenzyme F420-0:L-glutamate ligase, which translates to MERVVGTVVRGLRGPIINEGDNIEQIVVDTVLNAAKVEGYSIEDRDIVTVTESVVARAQGNYASIDDIATDVAAKFGDDTVGVIFPILSRNRFANCLRGIAKGVKKVVLMLSYPSDEVGNHLVDIDELDVKGINPWTDTLTEAEFREHFGYKKHTFTGVDYIEYYKELIEAEGAACEVIFSNNPKTILAYTKSVLTCDIHTRFRTKRILTTNGAEKVFSLDNILAESINGSGFNAEYGLLGSNKATEESVKLFPHTCQPIVDGIQAKIKEATGKTVEVMVYGDGAFKDPVGKIWELADPVVSPAYTAGLDGTPNEVKLKYLADNDFADLRGEELKTAISEYIQNKDEDLTGQMAAQGTTPRKLTDLIGSLSDLTSGSGDKGTPMIYIQGYFDNYTK; encoded by the coding sequence TTGGAACGTGTAGTTGGAACAGTGGTAAGAGGTCTTCGTGGTCCGATTATTAACGAAGGCGATAACATCGAACAAATCGTTGTCGATACAGTGCTAAACGCTGCTAAAGTGGAAGGCTATTCAATTGAGGATCGAGATATTGTGACAGTAACAGAATCTGTTGTAGCACGTGCACAAGGTAACTATGCATCAATCGATGACATTGCAACGGATGTAGCAGCTAAGTTTGGTGATGATACGGTTGGTGTAATCTTCCCAATTTTAAGCCGTAATCGCTTTGCAAACTGCTTACGTGGTATTGCGAAAGGGGTAAAAAAAGTCGTTTTAATGCTAAGCTACCCATCGGATGAAGTTGGCAACCACTTAGTTGATATCGACGAACTAGATGTTAAAGGTATTAATCCTTGGACTGATACATTAACAGAAGCTGAGTTCCGCGAGCATTTCGGCTATAAAAAACACACATTTACAGGTGTAGATTATATTGAATATTACAAAGAATTAATTGAAGCTGAAGGTGCTGCTTGTGAAGTCATCTTCTCAAATAATCCAAAAACAATTTTAGCCTATACAAAAAGTGTACTAACATGCGATATTCACACTCGCTTCCGTACAAAACGTATTTTAACAACGAATGGTGCTGAAAAGGTATTTTCATTAGATAATATTTTAGCTGAATCTATTAATGGTTCTGGCTTTAATGCAGAATACGGTCTACTTGGCTCAAACAAAGCAACTGAGGAAAGTGTAAAACTATTCCCACATACGTGCCAACCAATCGTTGATGGCATCCAAGCAAAAATCAAAGAAGCTACTGGTAAAACAGTAGAGGTAATGGTTTATGGAGATGGTGCATTCAAAGATCCAGTGGGTAAAATTTGGGAGCTTGCTGACCCTGTTGTATCACCTGCCTACACTGCAGGCTTAGACGGTACACCGAATGAAGTAAAATTAAAATACTTAGCAGATAATGATTTTGCTGATCTTCGCGGAGAAGAATTAAAAACAGCTATCTCTGAATATATTCAAAATAAAGACGAAGATTTAACTGGTCAAATGGCTGCTCAAGGTACAACACCTCGTAAATTAACAGACTTAATCGGTTCTCTTTCTGACCTAACTTCAGGCTCAGGCGATAAAGGAACACCAATGATTTATATTCAAGGTTATTTTGATAACTATACAAAATAA
- a CDS encoding heme oxygenase: protein MIIVTNRIQVKPGFAAKMAPNFTKPGPLQQFEGFHKVEVLISTDDPTYDEMSVNMYWESKEHFQAWRNSDAFAAAHHRPEPGSEGAKPENSPIIGSKIVVAELASSIEAQR, encoded by the coding sequence ATGATTATTGTTACAAATCGTATTCAAGTAAAGCCTGGCTTTGCTGCGAAAATGGCACCAAACTTTACGAAGCCAGGTCCTCTGCAACAGTTTGAAGGCTTCCACAAAGTAGAGGTATTAATTTCTACAGATGATCCTACATATGACGAAATGAGCGTTAATATGTACTGGGAATCGAAAGAGCATTTCCAAGCTTGGCGTAATAGCGATGCTTTTGCGGCGGCGCATCACCGTCCTGAACCTGGCTCTGAAGGCGCAAAACCTGAGAACAGCCCAATTATCGGCAGTAAAATTGTCGTTGCTGAGCTGGCTTCTTCTATCGAAGCACAACGTTAA
- a CDS encoding YeiH family protein: MNQQQGIKNLLAPPFIKGIILTLGLALVAKYISTFPFFSILGQLVIAIILGMVWRATFTVPDVWQTGISFSSKKLLRLGIILLGMRLNLADIYHAGASVFLIAFLNLVFALFVVYWLTKVLHVDKKLGILTACGTAICGAAAVVAIAPQIKANEKETAVGAAIVALLGTVFTLIYTVVYSLIGLTPTQYGIFAGGTLHEIAHVIAAAAAGGDEAVDMAVIVKLTRVALLVPVAIVIGIMYQRRNKEQGSKAFSLSIIPWFILGFLVMSAINSLGIVPPAVAQTVVNCAYILIAMAMAGLGLNVEMKTFKQLGIKAFIAGLIGSVCLSIVGYFLVVVFQ; this comes from the coding sequence ATGAATCAACAACAGGGGATAAAGAATTTACTAGCGCCACCATTTATCAAGGGGATTATATTGACATTAGGTCTTGCCTTAGTGGCTAAGTATATTTCGACATTTCCTTTTTTCTCAATATTGGGCCAGCTTGTAATAGCAATCATACTTGGGATGGTATGGCGAGCAACATTTACTGTACCTGATGTCTGGCAAACGGGTATATCTTTTTCGAGTAAAAAACTATTGCGACTAGGTATTATTTTGCTGGGGATGCGCTTGAATTTAGCTGATATTTATCATGCAGGAGCGAGCGTCTTTTTGATTGCCTTTCTCAATTTAGTATTTGCCCTCTTTGTCGTTTACTGGTTAACGAAGGTACTTCATGTCGATAAAAAGCTCGGCATTTTAACGGCTTGTGGAACAGCTATTTGTGGAGCTGCGGCTGTTGTGGCGATTGCCCCTCAAATTAAGGCGAATGAAAAGGAAACCGCTGTAGGTGCAGCGATTGTCGCCTTGCTTGGCACAGTATTTACACTTATTTATACAGTGGTGTATTCACTTATTGGCTTAACACCGACACAATATGGCATTTTTGCAGGAGGTACATTGCATGAAATAGCTCACGTTATTGCAGCAGCGGCCGCAGGTGGCGATGAGGCTGTGGATATGGCGGTCATTGTAAAATTAACACGCGTCGCATTGCTTGTACCAGTAGCGATTGTAATCGGGATTATGTATCAAAGAAGAAACAAAGAACAAGGAAGCAAAGCATTTTCGTTATCTATAATTCCTTGGTTTATTCTTGGTTTTTTAGTTATGAGCGCTATTAATTCGTTAGGAATAGTACCACCAGCAGTTGCACAAACAGTCGTGAATTGCGCATATATTTTAATTGCTATGGCGATGGCAGGCTTAGGATTAAATGTAGAAATGAAAACATTTAAGCAATTAGGCATTAAAGCCTTTATCGCAGGACTGATTGGTTCGGTATGTTTATCAATCGTCGGTTATTTCTTAGTAGTAGTGTTTCAATGA